The Vicia villosa cultivar HV-30 ecotype Madison, WI linkage group LG1, Vvil1.0, whole genome shotgun sequence genome includes a region encoding these proteins:
- the LOC131650864 gene encoding uncharacterized mitochondrial protein AtMg00310-like, with product MSNNILLSIVEEKRCIHWVSWDDVCLPVDKGGLGLKKLEVFNLALLDKWKWRIFEDSNSIWYRMLKARYGDIKLQMMVEGGKHDNYSSKFVWWADILSLEKRVFGDFFANNCSFGIGDGYSTSFWHSLWMKEGIIKSLFPSLFTISSLQDVSVACMGARDEGE from the coding sequence ATGTCAAACAATATACTTTTGTCCATAGTGGAGGAGAAAAGATGtattcattgggtgagttgggaTGATGTTTGTCTTCCGGTGGATAAAGGTGGTTTAGGCTTGAAGAAATTAGAGGTTTTTAATTTGGCTCTTCTCGAtaagtggaagtggagaatttttgAGGATTCAAATTCTATTTGGTATAGGATGCTTAAGGCTCGCTACGGCGATATTAAGCTTCAGATGATGGTTGAAGGAGGAAAGCATGATAATTATAGTTCGAAATTTGTTTGGTGGGCGGATATTTTGTCTTTAGAGAAGAGAGTTTTCGGGGATTTTTTTGCGAACAATTGCTCTTTTGGTATTGGAGATGGCTATTCGACTTCCTTTTGGCATTCTTTATGGATGAAGGAAGGAATTATTAAGTCATTATTTCCGTCTTTATTTACTATTTCTTCTTTACAAGATGTTTCCGTAGCTTGCATGGGAGCGCGGGATGAAGGTGAGTGA